One genomic region from Listeria monocytogenes encodes:
- a CDS encoding ECF transporter S component: MKNYSMKVFVSVAVLGTLAFILMMLQFPLLPSAPFLKLDFSDIPALIGGLLFGPLAVILVELIKNVLLYIVSGSPVGVPVGELANFISGLFYVLPIYYLFHWLRSTKGMVLSTAVGTVLMTGAMAVFNYFVLLPFYIKLGGLPANTDVAWLITYAIVPFNLLKGVIVSAVFLLLYSRLKKWIAKNQTMKERRKFEKRQQEISH, encoded by the coding sequence ATGAAGAATTATTCAATGAAAGTTTTTGTAAGTGTGGCGGTTCTTGGCACATTAGCATTTATTTTAATGATGCTACAATTTCCGTTACTACCCAGTGCACCATTTTTAAAGCTTGATTTCAGTGATATTCCAGCTTTGATTGGTGGATTATTATTCGGACCACTCGCAGTGATTTTAGTAGAATTAATCAAAAATGTTCTGCTTTACATCGTGTCAGGTAGTCCGGTTGGAGTTCCAGTCGGAGAGCTGGCCAATTTTATATCGGGGCTTTTTTACGTACTACCTATTTATTATTTATTCCACTGGTTACGCTCAACAAAAGGCATGGTTCTTTCCACGGCTGTCGGAACAGTTTTAATGACAGGTGCAATGGCTGTATTTAATTATTTTGTATTATTACCATTTTACATCAAACTTGGTGGACTTCCGGCAAATACAGATGTTGCTTGGTTAATCACGTATGCGATTGTACCTTTCAACCTGTTAAAAGGAGTCATCGTTAGCGCAGTATTCTTATTACTATACTCCAGATTGAAAAAATGGATTGCTAAAAATCAAACGATGAAAGAACGGCGCAAATTTGAAAAAAGACAACAAGAAATAAGCCATTAA
- a CDS encoding ferredoxin, with amino-acid sequence MKYCLVEKDTCIACGACSIHAPDVFDYDTEGLAFNILDNNTGTKEIPEDLVEMVIDAEFACPSLSIKVSDSSFH; translated from the coding sequence TTGAAGTATTGTCTTGTCGAAAAAGACACTTGTATTGCTTGTGGCGCTTGTTCCATTCACGCACCTGATGTTTTTGATTATGATACAGAAGGTCTTGCCTTTAATATATTAGATAATAACACTGGAACAAAAGAGATTCCCGAAGATTTGGTCGAAATGGTGATTGACGCTGAATTTGCTTGTCCTTCTCTTTCTATCAAAGTTTCTGATAGTTCGTTTCATTAA
- a CDS encoding helix-turn-helix domain-containing protein, which translates to MDKLDNYIVTILEKSITPRKLPFLHTVLAGRRTGQAVQDIHLFQMQHLFGLVPNLKANYLEKRLLELVHQGSIISTENGYVTQGQLVATFENDYPNFQGFTFQRQAFAFFSHLRLAVQVVSNIHHHESYYLPVIRDKKAQQFIKHWLKYQDKTNLADKLYGELFAWMNKLAVARPAFLVERFSGGELMGYTTEQIASKYQVEKWDVYFEVLHEVHRLLTEMKKKPEEWPILASLVPDELNGLTSSAMQTYVLWQNGADLEAIERIRNLKKSTIHDHFVEIRATLKEANVPYLPEEAIIQTIITKKWNLLREIKAEFPDLDYYQIRLAVVSREGEQ; encoded by the coding sequence TTGGATAAGCTGGATAACTATATTGTGACAATTTTAGAAAAAAGTATTACACCTAGAAAATTACCATTTTTACATACTGTTTTAGCTGGAAGAAGAACCGGACAAGCTGTTCAAGATATCCATCTTTTTCAAATGCAACATTTATTTGGACTAGTGCCAAATTTAAAAGCAAACTATTTAGAAAAACGACTTTTGGAATTAGTGCACCAAGGTAGCATTATTTCTACTGAAAATGGTTATGTGACACAAGGACAACTAGTAGCGACGTTTGAAAATGACTACCCAAACTTTCAAGGTTTTACATTTCAACGGCAAGCTTTTGCTTTTTTTTCCCATTTGCGACTCGCAGTTCAAGTTGTTAGTAACATTCATCATCATGAAAGCTATTATTTACCAGTTATTCGTGATAAGAAAGCCCAACAATTTATTAAGCATTGGTTGAAGTACCAAGATAAAACTAATTTAGCGGATAAGTTATACGGTGAACTCTTTGCATGGATGAACAAATTAGCAGTTGCTCGGCCAGCGTTTTTAGTGGAACGTTTTTCTGGGGGCGAATTAATGGGCTATACAACAGAACAAATTGCCTCAAAATACCAAGTGGAGAAGTGGGACGTTTATTTTGAGGTGCTCCATGAGGTTCACCGTTTGCTTACTGAGATGAAAAAGAAGCCCGAAGAATGGCCGATTCTAGCTAGTCTTGTACCGGATGAGCTCAATGGATTAACTAGTTCTGCCATGCAAACCTATGTATTATGGCAAAATGGAGCTGATTTAGAAGCAATCGAGCGAATTCGGAATTTGAAAAAGAGTACCATCCATGATCACTTTGTAGAAATCCGAGCTACTTTGAAAGAAGCGAATGTTCCTTATTTACCAGAAGAGGCAATCATCCAAACGATTATTACAAAGAAATGGAATTTACTGCGTGAAATAAAAGCGGAATTTCCGGATTTGGATTACTATCAAATTCGGTTAGCAGTTGTTAGTAGGGAGGGCGAGCAGTGA